In Heliangelus exortis chromosome 27, bHelExo1.hap1, whole genome shotgun sequence, the genomic window agatgGGGAGAGCGCTCTGCGGCCACGGCCACCTCTGGAGCGAGGAGCCcgggagcagagagcagcccagggagcaggggctgcacaACACACACACCCAGGGAGGAGAATCAGGCAGCAGGAGACGGGCAGCACGGAAGGCTGCAGCTTCCAGCCAGGCCACGGACCCTGCTGCCGCCTTCCCAAAGCCAAGGGCACgagggtgtccctgggggaGCACCCACCATGAGCTCTGCCTGGGCGCAGTGCATCTCCTCCTGGAACGCCCGTGCCAGGAACAGCTCCAGTGCCTCCCGCTCACACCGGGcgtgcagctccagcagctcctccagagtCTCCGTCGGCAGCTCCACCCTCTGCTCCATCAGATCCCGGTACAACCTCACAGCCTCTTCCACCGCCGCTGCGTTCTCAGCCTTGGCCAAGGCCATCACCGTGCTCTCCAGGCACGGCACTGCCCCGCTCCGGATCACCTCCACGTAGGAGGCTGCCagtttccccagcactgccaaggagGAACAAGGATGGGAGCGCTGCAGCCCCGACCAAGGGCGactcccagccccccctgcctCCTGACAGATCCCTGCTGAGACTCCCTGactctccccttccccacctcaccctccccagttccctctccccatctcccccctttcccatctccccctccccaattTCCCACTTTCCCAtcttcccctccccatctctccctcccaaattccccctccccacctcatCTTCCCCAGTTCCCTCGTCCCATCTCCCACTCCCCATCTTGCCCTGCAATATCCCCACTGAGCATAGCAAGGTgctcccagcccttcctgctgccatTGTGGCCTCCCAAATTCCCAAATTCCCCCTCACCACCTCATCCTCCCCAGttccctctccccatctccccctttcccatctccccctttcccatctccccatctccccctttcccatctccccatctccccctttcccatctccccctttcccatctccccatctccccctttcccatctccccctttcccatccccccatctccccctttcccatctccccatctccccctttCCCATCTCCCCCTTTCCCATCTCCCCACTGCCCTCTCTCCCACACTCCTCCTCACCTTCTTattctccctctttcccaccccacctgcagcatccccaaGCTCCAAACCCTgaggcagggacagcagccagcagaacagctctgcctttccccaccaccaccatttCCAGGTGATCCTTCCCCAGGCAGagtcccaggagctgctgccaccccccCTGGGACACTCACGCTTCCCGGTTACGATGTGGCCTCCTGGCACTCTCTTCACCGGAGCCTTTTCCCAGATGTAGCTGCAAAAcgtctccagctgctgcaggaatcTGGGATCCAGCCGCTCATCCTCAACCTCCTCCAAGTGGGCCAGGTCCTTCCTTCTGGCTGGCACGTCAAACACAAAGCACTTCCGTTCCGCAAAGAACCGACGGATGCACTCCCGGGTCCGGTTGTAGCCTTGGGTCTCCGGGGTGCTCTCTGTGGGGTGGGAGAACACGGAGCGAGGGCACGGGGCTGGGCTTGTTGTTGGATCAGcccaaaatgctgctgtgtcAGCTGGACATCTCCAGCTGGACATCTCCAGCACCAGAGCACCGGCCCCTTACCAGCCCTCAGCTTCAGAGCATTCTCCAAGTATTGGTCCTCAGAGATTTCCTTCccatccagctccagctgcagagtGAAATCCCGGACAAGCCAGACAAAAGTTGGGAAGAAGGAGGCAAATTTCTCAGAATCCTCCAGCTCATCTTCACTCCTTCTGGGTCCTGCTTTCAACCTGATGTGCTCAGATAGTGTCAGCACGTAGCTGAGGAGCTGGCTAAGGAAAcgaggaggaaaaggaggaggaggaggaggaggaggaggaggaggaggacgaggacgaggacgaggacgaggaggaggatgaggacaAGGAtgaggacgaggaggacgaggaggatgaggaggatgaggaggacaaggaggatgaaaggaggaggaggaggaggaggtaggAGAAACCCCCTGGGATTGCTCAGCCCACATCCCTGTCCCACATCCCTGTCCCACATGCCTGTCCCACatcccatcccacatcccatcccacatcccatcccacatcccatcccacatccctgctgctgctgctgctctcccaccaAGGATACTGCAGCTGGTCCAGGGCTTGCTGGTCAATGGTGCCTCTGCTGTTGTACATCAgggtgctggagagcagcagggttAACACAAAGATCCAGGTGTCGTTCCTGGTGTCTCCCTGGAACAACAACAAAGCCCCAGATGCCCAGAGCCTGAATGCCCCTGACCAAGAGGCAAGagcccccatcccatcccatcccatcccatcccgtcccatcccgtcccatcccatcccatcccatccccacctctTTGTGCAGCTGGGCTTGTCCTCAACTCTCAGCCCCCAGGCTCTCTCCCAAtgctcccccagcccttccttccccctctcctgctcttttCCAGAAACGCAGAGGAATTTGGTGACTCCTCTCCCCCCAAACCTCCCTCCTCGTCGCcttttcccagcacagccaccgATTCCCACCCTCGGCACCGGGAATGCCCTGACTCTGGGCACCGTGCCTGGCTCTTCCAGAGCTTCCCCAAAGTGCTGGGAAGGCACAAAGGGAGCTCCTGCTCCTCGCACACCTTCTCCGTGTCTCCCAGCCCTTCGGtgtccagcagcaccagagtgTGTCCAGGCTGGCAGGGGTGGGCTACACACCACATCCAAATCCCTCTGGTGTGGGACTGCACCGTGGAGCCCAAGGAGAAGCCTGTGGGGAGGATGCCAGGGGGTCAGCAGTGggaaaggaagagcaggagacCCCAGGGGCCTCGGCCATCCAGGGCAGGCACCTCCCTCACCTTTCCTCTGAGCAGCCAGCCTGTTCATCAGGTAGGACTTGCCGCTGCGGTACGGCCCCGTGATGGCCACCACCACCACGGGCTGGGTGACCTctgacagcagctccagggcttccTGCTGGACCACCAGGCCCCTGCTCGGGCTGTTCTCAAGGAGGCAGACAGGCTCTGCCATGGCCACTCGGGATGCCATTGCTGATGGCAGACGTGGGCtttgttcatagaatcacagaatcagagaatgggctgggttggaagggacctcagagctcatcaagtccaacccttgctccactccccccgtggttcccagcccatggcactgagtgccacatccaggctcttttgaaatatctccagggatggagaatccaccccttccctgggcagcccattccaatggctgatcaccctctccagaaagaaattctttctaatgtccaacctaaacctcccctggcacaacttgagacctcttgtgccctcttgtctttctgagagttgcctgggaaaagagcctgaccccccctggctccaacctcctttcagggagttgtagagagtgatgaggtctcccctgagcctcctcttctccagcctcaacacccccagctccctcagcctctcctcataggatctgtgctcgagccccttcaccagcccagttgcctccttttGTTATCAATTTATATAATGTTTGTTCATTTAAAGCTTAAGCAAGGTGTATTTCTGAAAAGGGGGATTGTTATCAATTGTATATAATGTTTGTTAtgagttatatatatattgtttgcGAGGTATATTTTACTAAAGATGgaagcaataaaaatgttattgcaACAATTGACATATAAAGTTCTATTTGTTCATTTAACCCATGTAactttgtttataaaataagaGGTATTAACCACAAAGTTCTGTGCCAAAACCATAGTGTGACAGTAAATGCCCCTGACCAAGAGGCAAGAgacccccatcccatcccatcctatcccatcccatcccatcccatcccatcccatcccatcccatcccatcccatcccatcccatcccatctcccctttcccatctccccctccccatctccccctaCTATAACTTAGTAAAATtacaaagaagaagaagaagaagaagaagaagaagaagaaagaggagcaggaggaggaggagcagcaggaggaggagtaggagaagaaggagaagaagaaaaagaagcagcagaattgTAATTGTAATTGTAATAACTTACATATAATGTTTGCTCATTTAACCTAAGTAGAAAATTTTTAGTGCATTTACTTAGAAAGGCAAGATAGCAGCGGTGAAAGAAGATCAGGATGTGAACTGCAGAATGAActttagagagaaaaagtgaaCTGGGACAAAATGCTGTGTAATCCTGTTTAAACGTGAACCTTTGTAGAAAGGGGTAACCAAACACAGGCTGTGTCTGCATGGGAAGAACCAGTATCGTCGACAGATTTCCAGCTTTCCCAGCAGCATCAGGCTCACACGGCCAGAAAGGACCAGAAATACCCAAGAAACTTTCAGGAAGTTGTGCTGTCTGGACGGAGCAAAGACTCCCGagcacccagcgctgtttttGCTTGTTGTCGCTCGCTAATCAGTTCTAATTGGTTTTTAATTGGCGTGTCCTGGTCAATTTTTAGGACCTTAATTTCTAAGAGGCTGCAGGGGAGATGCTGAGAGGGCTTCAGCAGCTTTAGgctcagcttttcctctgcccCTCCACGGCCCTCGTGCTGGCACTGGGCAGGGCTGAAAGGGATTTGGGGCTCCCTCCTGCCACCCATCATCGGGGAGAGATTTGCAGCCATCCTGGAGAGACGGGAACTCCCGTGGGGATTTCCCTAGGAAGGGAGCCCTGGCTCCCCATGAAGCCTGAAGTGACCTGGGCAGCAGGCACTGGGCATCTCCTTTTCAAGCTCCCAATTAATAAACATTGCTGCTCCAGATTCCTGTTGGAGGAGGATATACAATAGCCagatttcattattattattattgttattgttattattattattctttgcTACTATATACTAGTGTGGTAGGGGGATATTTGATATCcatattattgttattattatgaTTACGATGattattattactgttgttattattattctttaCTACTATACATTAGTGTTATAGGAGGATATTCGATATCCATATTATTATGATTATGATtatgattttgatttttgttgttattattattattatgattattgttattattcttTGCTACTATATATTAATGTTGTAGGAGGATATTTGATATCCATATTATTGTtatgattttgatttttgttattatgattattattgttattattatttactactATATATTAGTGTGGTAGGAGGATATTCAATATCCATATTATTGTTATGATTAGGATTATGATTATTTGCACTGCCTGCCCCTTGGGCTCCTTTGCTCTGGGCTGACTGCCCTgatcccctctgctcccccaccccaggcctcctggggaaaaaagtgggaGAGCAAAGAGAAGAGTGCAGGAGGGAGCAAAAGTGCAAAGCAGGGTGAAAATTCTCTGTGCTGGGCTCGGGAGGTGTTTATCTCCCGTGGCAAAGGAAATCCAGGAGCCCCAATCCCCACCCCCCCGGACAAAGGGCGGATGTGGGGATGGAGCTTTAAGGGCGGAGGTGCCGCCCACTCGAGTTTCGATTTGGAGCGAGGAAACGGAGCTGTGAAAACGAAAGCTGAGAGCTCCCCGGGGGTCCTGCAAATGCTCCCGCGTGGGGATTTGCTGGGCTGGGCCGGAGAAACTTCCTGAGGGTACTTTGTGGAGTTTTGGGAgttggagaggagaggagaggagaggagaggagaggagaggagaggagaaaagaggagaaaagaggagaaaagaggagagctCTGGCAGGGACTCTGTCAAAATTCTACATTTCCTGGAGGCTCCTGTGCCTCTCCCCCACGGAACCTCCCgagaggagatgctgagcatTGCAGGGAAGCTGCGCTGAGCCCCAGCTCGCAGACGAAGCCTTTTGGGGCGTTATGGGAGGGGGTTGAAGGGAGTCTCCCAACCacccctttcccctctgccGTCCCAGATTCCCGCAGAGCTTTGgatctctcccttccccccctccccgggtgGGTTCTGGTTCCGTGTCCCTGGCAGTgggtgggggtgaggggtgaggggtgaggggaagggacTCACGGTCTTGGCAGCTTTGTCCTCTttgtcccctgccctgggctggcccagctctgtgcagcctgGCCCCCGCCCTGCCTTTTATTCCCTCGGCCCTCGGCCCCCCTCCTCCTGTTCCGGGAAATAACACCGAAAGTGAAAGTCggggctgaggagggaggaggaaaacccGAGCCAAGCCGggtcagcagcacagcatgaaATCTCCGAGCAGGTGTGGGAGACAAAGATGGGAACCtaagggaaggagcaggaagggcAAACAAGGGCTGCAGAACCAAAGCCCAGCTCGGCACCTCCGAGCAGCAGCACTCGGGGACAGAGTTACCCCCAGCCTGGGACAGAGAcgtccccgtgtccccctcccccccacaccccttcTGCTCCCTTGCCACTTGATTTCTGCCCAGCACGCCTTTCTCTAGCGTGGAAGGGATGCTGGAAGCTgggagcagctcatcctggaaGGAAggtcccagccctggctctcctgcttcagctgcatCCTTTCTGCAAGCCCCTGGCACTGACCCCACACTCCTGGGTCCCCTCGGGTGCCTGGGAGCCCTCCCACCCCTCGGATCCCTGCCCAGACCCAAGGAGCCTTCCACATTCTCTGCTCCAG contains:
- the LOC139787843 gene encoding guanylate-binding protein 1-like isoform X2; its protein translation is MASRVAMAEPVCLLENSPSRGLVVQQEALELLSEVTQPVVVVAITGPYRSGKSYLMNRLAAQRKGFSLGSTVQSHTRGIWMWCVAHPCQPGHTLVLLDTEGLGDTEKGDTRNDTWIFVLTLLLSSTLMYNSRGTIDQQALDQLHYVLTLSEHIRLKAGPRRSEDELEDSEKFASFFPTFVWLVRDFTLQLELDGKEISEDQYLENALKLRAESTPETQGYNRTRECIRRFFAERKCFVFDVPARRKDLAHLEEVEDERLDPRFLQQLETFCSYIWEKAPVKRVPGGHIVTGKLLGKLAASYVEVIRSGAVPCLESTVMALAKAENAAAVEEAVRLYRDLMEQRVELPTETLEELLELHARCEREALELFLARAFQEEMHCAQAELMRQVEAVKKKFCKANEKVSRDKCEAALRDLFQELDKRIGDGVYSVPGGYELFRGHQQVLVDKYMGLRGKGLKAPAVLHEFLQSRQTLAQSILKADLSLTEMEKQKKIEEERNRRAEQERELQRKKDAEEKVKLQDQLRSKEEHVLQLKKSLEAACEKKLEEQDKMIRHRRQEERALRQEGFEDKAEQMNGVIRKLEEEISVIEPNYAALIEMGLSLLVKAAFLIYRTPLPVMERMGDQFQASPQPFCSRLAAMTLGALLTKFIQGWDFPNG
- the LOC139787843 gene encoding guanylate-binding protein 1-like isoform X1, whose protein sequence is MASRVAMAEPVCLLENSPSRGLVVQQEALELLSEVTQPVVVVAITGPYRSGKSYLMNRLAAQRKGFSLGSTVQSHTRGIWMWCVAHPCQPGHTLVLLDTEGLGDTEKGDTRNDTWIFVLTLLLSSTLMYNSRGTIDQQALDQLHYVLTLSEHIRLKAGPRRSEDELEDSEKFASFFPTFVWLVRDFTLQLELDGKEISEDQYLENALKLRAESTPETQGYNRTRECIRRFFAERKCFVFDVPARRKDLAHLEEVEDERLDPRFLQQLETFCSYIWEKAPVKRVPGGHIVTGKLLGKLAASYVEVIRSGAVPCLESTVMALAKAENAAAVEEAVRLYRDLMEQRVELPTETLEELLELHARCEREALELFLARAFQEEMHCAQAELMRQVEAVKKKFCKANEKVSRDKCEAALRDLFQELDKRIGDGVYSVPGGYELFRGHQQVLVDKYMGLRGKGLKAPAVLHEFLQSRQTLAQSILKADLSLTEMEKQKKIEEERNRRAEQERELQRKKDAEEKVKLQDQLRSKEEHVLQLKKSLEAACEKKLEEQDKMIRHRRQEERALRQEGFEDKAEQMNGVIRKLEEEISVIEPNYAALIEMGLSLLVKAAFLIYRFSLPPPHFFPPVSTFFPSTPGLLCLSWKGWEISSRLLPNPSAPVWQR